From a single Gadus morhua chromosome 3, gadMor3.0, whole genome shotgun sequence genomic region:
- the esf1 gene encoding ESF1 homolog, with product MSNKPNEDARFRRVQKDPRFWEMPDREKKVQIDKRFQAMFKDKRFQVKQTVDKRGRPVNHTAKEDLRRFYNLSESEGEEVEEPGKKEGKKKVAVKTGAPSKEAEVEEGEEDDSELEGGSADEEESAEEESGLDSGSEDDSEPDLARGVGNVETSSDEDEEEDEVESLLRREEEEIQHDWGDLCKDAPRGEEVWPRLAVCNLDWDRLKAKDLLALFNSFKPAGGVVLSVKIYPSEFGKERLQMEQSQGPLELLVSLPEDPEKDSEEEKVHREKLRDYQFKRLRYFFAVVECDSAETAAKIYSECDGFEYESSSSILDLRFIPDDVVFDEEPKEVATEVELTTYTPKMFTSSAAATSKVEVTWDETDHDRIQALNRHFNKSDLMDMDFNAYLASSSEEEEEQEEEQAGAVEPEEKAEDKPAGGQREGPPVEEEEDKRRRRKNNKKKSGEEQIARYRELLKGIQQKESQQRGDNEMEMEVSWVPGLRETTERLVKKKMEVQEQRTPWEDYLEKKKERRKQRRNQEGEAESNLADEDDEDDVPSDVDLNDPYFAEELGASAGVKKKPTKKKEEESSEEDEELEKRKAEMSLLMGDDEDEKHNHFNFEKIVELQNLSKKKKKKLQKKSQEDLPKDNFQVDVADPRFQAVFTSHLFNLDPSDPNFRKTRGTDTIVAEKLRRRAQQETHRRRKQEVPTQIQEAAVAGSAAGGAEKKSLDPSLSLLVKSVKNKTQQFQAGKKPRLM from the exons ATGTCGAATAAGCCCAACGAGGATGCGCGGTTCCGCCGGGTGCAGAAGGACCCGCGGTTCTGGGAGATGCCCGACCGGGAGAAGAAGGTCCAGATCGACAAGCGCTTCCAGGCCATGTTCAAGGACAAGCGCTTCCAGGTGAAGCAGACGGTGGACAAGCGGGGCCGGCCGGTCAACCACACCGCCAAGGAGGACCTCAGGCGCTTCTACAACCTCTCTGAGTCTGAgggcgaggaggtggaggagccggggaagaaggaaggaaagaagaagGTGGCGGTGAAGACAGGAGCGCCGTCCAAAGAGGCAGAAG TTGAGGAAGGTGAGGAGGACGACTCTGAGCTGGAAGGAGGCAGTGCTGATGAAGAGGAGTCAGCGGAGGAGGAGTCTGGTTTGGACTCTGGTTCTGAGGATGACAGTGAGCCCGACCTGGCCAGGGGGGTGGGCAACGTTGAGACCAGCTCtgatgaagacgaggaggaagatgaggtggAGTCCCTCCTCCgacgggaggaagaggagatccAACACGACTGGGGTGACCTGTGTAAAGACGCCCCCCGTGGGGAAGAG gtgtggccCCGGTTAGCTGTGTGTAACCTGGACTGGGACCGCCTGAAGGCTAAAGATCTGCTGGCTCTCTTCAACTCCTTCAAACCAGCAGGAGGGGTGGTGCTGTCAGTCAAG ATCTACCCGTCAGAGTTTGGGAAGGAGCGCCTGCAGATGGAACAGAGTCAGGGACCTCTGGAGCTGCTGGTCAGCCTCCCTGAAGACCCCGAGAAGGACTCGGAGGAAGAGAA GGTGCACAGGGAGAAGCTGCGTGACTACCAGTTCAAGCGTCTCCGCTACTTCTTCGCCGTGGTGGAGTGTGACTCTGCAGAGACGGCCGCAAAAATCTACAGCGAGTGTGACGGCTTTGAGTACGAGAGCAGTAGCTCTATCCTGGACCTGCG TTTCATTCCAGACGACGTTGTGTTTGATGAGGAGCCCAAAGAGGTGGCCACAGAGGTGGAGCTCACCACCTACACCCCCAAAATGTTCACCTCCTCTGCTGCCGCTACCTCCAAG gtggaggtgaCCTGGGACGAGACGGACCATGACCGCATCCAGGCCCTAAACAGGCACTTCAACAAGTCTGACCTCATGGATATGGACTTCAACGCCTACCTGGCCTCctccagcgaggaggaggaggagcaggaggaggagcaggctggAGCAGTGGAGCCTGAAGAGAAGGCCGAAGACAAGCCGGCAG gggggcagagggaggggcctccagtggaggaggaggaagacaagaggaggagacggaagaACAACAAGAAGAAGAGTGGAGAGGAGCAGATCGCCCGCTACCGAGAGCTGCTGAAGGGCATCCAGCAGAAGGAGAGTCAGCAGAGAGGAGACaatgagatggagatggaggtctCCTGGGTTCCTG gtCTGAGGGAGACCACGGAGAGGCTggtgaagaagaagatggaggtcCAGGAGCAGCGGACCCCCTGGGAGGACTacctggagaagaagaaggagaggaggaagcagaggaggaaccaagag GGGGAGGCGGAGTCCAACCTcgctgatgaagatgatgaagatgacgtTCCGTCAGACGTGGACCTTAACGACCCCTACTTCGCTGAGGAGCTGGGCGCTTCAG CAGGTGTAAAGAAGAAACCAAcgaagaagaaggaagaggagagttcagaggaggatgaagagctGGAGAAGAGAAAG gcgGAGATGTCTCTGCTGAtgggagatgatgaggatgagaagCACAACCATTTCAACTTTGAGAAGATCGTTGAGCTGCAGAACCtcagcaagaagaagaagaagaaactaCAGAAGAAGAGCCAGGAGGACCTCCCCAAGGACAACTTCCAG gtggacGTCGCAGACCCCCGGTTCCAGGCGGTGTTCACGTCCCACCTGTTCAACCTGGACCCGTCGGACCCCAACTTCCGGAAGACGCGCGGCACGGACACCATCGTGGCCGAGAAGCTCCGGCGCCGTGCCCAGCAGGAAACGCACCGCcgcaggaaacaggaagtgccCACGCAGATACaggaggcggcggtggcgggcAGCGCTGCGGGCGGCGCTGAGAAGAAGAGTCTGGACCCAagtctctctctgctggtcAAGTCCGTCAAGAACAAGACCCAACAGTTCCAGGCCGGCAAGAAACCCAGACTCATGtag
- the LOC115540032 gene encoding arginine-hydroxylase NDUFAF5, mitochondrial, whose translation MNKLVSNSRTRVLLTCRTWFAHPQRGVLTAAPNTPKRRPASLNPPPPQRTESRRHRSGGAGMNVFDREMKRRQRKWAASLQGSQQFDYLRDEVGSRVADRVYDIARTFPLALDLGCGKSHIAQHLSKDVVERLVLADTSEDRLNQRSACEIPTQCVLADEEYLPFPENTFDLVLSSMSMHWINDLPGAFKQIQSVLKPDGVFIGAVVGGETLFELRCSLQLAETEREGGFSPHISPYTAVSDLGNLMGQAGFNMLTVDLDEIQVDYPSIFEVMTDLQGMGESNCAWNRKSVLHRDSMLAAAAIYQEMYGHPDGGVPATFHVLYMIGWKPHESQARPAKRGSATVSFSDLTQVGRTVTKETP comes from the exons ATGAATAAGCTCGTCAGTAATTCCCGGACCCGAGTCCTATTGACCTGCAGGACTTGGTTCGCCCATCCACAAAGAGGTGTCCTGACAGCGGCTCCAAACACCCCGAAACGCCGCCCAGCATCCCTCAAccccccgcctccacagcggacAGAGTCCCGCAGGCACAGGTCCGGAGGGGCAGGTATGAATGTGTTtgacagagagatgaagagacgACAGAGGAAGTGGGCAGCGTCGCTACAGGGGAGCCAGCAATTTGACTACCTGAGAGACGAG GTGGGGAGTCGCGTGGCGGATCGGGTCTATGACATTGCTCG AACCTTCCCGCTGGCTCTGGACTTGGGCTGTGGGAAGAGCCACATCGCCCAACACCTGAGCAAG GATGTGGTGGAGCGTTTGGTCCTGGCAGACACCTCAGAAGACCGCCTG AACCAGAGGTCCGCCTGTGAGATCCCGACCCAGTGCGTCCTGGCCGACGAGGAGTACCTGCCCTTCCCAGAAAACACCTTTGACCTGGTGCTCAGCAGCATGAG TATGCACTGGATCAACGACCTGCCGGGAGCCTTCAAACAG ATCCAGTCGGTGCTGAAGCCCGACGGGGTGTTCATCGGCGCGGTGGTGGGCGGGGAGACGCTGTTCGAGCTGCGCTGCTCGCTGCAGCTGGCCGAGACGGAGCGCGAGGGGGGCTTCTCCCCCCACATCTCCCCCTACACGGCCGTCAGCGACCTGGGGAACCTGATGGGCCAGGCCGGCTTCAACATGCTCACCGTG gATCTGGATGAGATCCAGGTGGACTACCCCAGTATCTTCGAGGTCATGACAGATCTGCAAG ggatgGGTGAGAGTAACTGTGCGTGGAACAGGAAGTCCGTCCTCCACAGAGACTCcatgctggcggcggcggcaatCTACCAAG AGATGTACGGCCACCCAGACGGCGGCGTTCCGGCCACCTTCCACGTCCTCTACATGATTGGCTGGAAGCCTCACGAGTCCCAG GCCCGGCCGGCAAAGCGAGGGTCCGCTACGGTGTCGTTCAGCGACCTGACCCAGGTGGGCCGCACCGTCACCAAGGAGACGCCGTAG
- the LOC115540037 gene encoding uncharacterized protein LOC115540037 isoform X1 translates to MSEIAALLTMKVYGWIAVAGWLVQAQQGSPPMVHVSEGETVELKCLHVPALPVRWQRYNKGGNLIYLLDHNEDGHFSLAADNRSLMVQRAREKHSGMYYCQSKKAVYLTVDTTLQEDQPGSSEEDEAEDTTTPVLGSAHYWRIPVGVAVGMALGLALGAALVLLIHRKHRFRKTLRNHRIDPTPDPVMTSDPTSDGLYEEIPDQGDVLRRESEGGNVYQLAYAPPHGNQLYATVDKPRSARKLR, encoded by the exons ATGTCAGAGATTGCTGCGTTGCTCACGATGAAGGTCTATGGCTGGATAGCAGTGGCGGGATGGCTCGTTCAGGCTCAACAAG GGTCCCCTCCCATGGTGCACGTGTCTGAAGGGGAGACGGTGGAGCTCAAGTGTCTTCACGTCCCTGCACTCCCGGTCCGGTGGCAAAGATATAACAAGGGAGGGAACCTGATCTACCTACTGGACCACAACGAGGACGGACACTTCAGCCTGGCCGCGGACAACCGCTCTCTGATGGTGCAGCGAGCACGAGAAAAGCACAGCGGCATGTACTACTGCCAGAGTAAGAAAGCAGTGTACCTCACGGTGGATACGACCCTTCAGGAAgaccaaccaggatcctcggAGGAAGATGAGGCGGAGGATACGACCACACCAGTACTGGGATCTGCTCACTACTGGAGGATCCCGGTGGGCGTGGCGGTGGGCATGGCACTGGGCCTGGCACTGGGCGCGGCCCTGGTCCTTCTGATTCATAGGAAGCATCGTTTCAGGAAAACGCTTCGAAACCACAGGATCGACCCTACACCCGACCCCgtcatgacctctgacccgacCTCTGACGGGCTGTATGAAGAGATCCCGGACCAAGGCGACGTCCTGCGACGGGAATCAGAAGGAGGAAACGTTTATCAGCTGGCCTATGCCCCGCCCCACGGTAACCAGCTCTACGCCACTGTTGATAAACCCAGGAGCGCTAGGAAACTACGCTAG